The Sulfurimonas sp. genome includes a region encoding these proteins:
- the kdsB gene encoding 3-deoxy-manno-octulosonate cytidylyltransferase produces MIIIPARLASTRFPQKVLADIGGLPMVVRTAKRVEHLDRVVVAADDEKIIAVCKEYGIEAKLTSTTHKSGTDRINECANIAGVADDELIINVQADEPFIEPEVVESLITRLKSLQKNKEDFVMGSCYNAINAEAAEDPNLVKVVLDDADNAIYFSRSLIPYNRGGGATYFGHIGIYGFSKKSLHDFCNLSDAPIEDIEKLEQLRAIYHGKKISMVKVASTGFGIDTEEDLERAIEIFL; encoded by the coding sequence ATGATAATTATTCCTGCACGTCTTGCATCTACAAGATTTCCACAAAAGGTTTTAGCAGATATCGGAGGACTTCCAATGGTGGTTCGTACAGCAAAAAGAGTCGAGCATTTAGACCGTGTCGTAGTAGCAGCTGATGATGAGAAAATAATCGCTGTTTGTAAAGAATACGGGATTGAAGCAAAACTAACATCAACTACTCATAAAAGCGGTACTGATCGTATAAATGAGTGTGCAAATATAGCAGGTGTAGCAGACGATGAACTCATCATTAATGTTCAAGCAGATGAACCTTTTATAGAACCTGAAGTTGTAGAATCTTTAATTACAAGGCTAAAATCTCTTCAAAAAAACAAAGAAGATTTTGTAATGGGAAGTTGTTACAATGCCATAAATGCTGAAGCTGCAGAAGATCCAAACCTTGTAAAAGTTGTACTTGACGATGCTGATAATGCTATCTATTTTTCACGTTCACTTATACCATATAACCGCGGTGGCGGAGCTACATATTTTGGACATATCGGTATATACGGTTTTAGTAAAAAAAGTTTACACGACTTTTGTAATCTAAGCGATGCACCTATAGAAGATATAGAAAAACTTGAGCAGCTTCGTGCTATTTACCACGGTAAAAAAATATCTATGGTAAAAGTTGCTTCTACAGGATTTGGAATTGATACTGAAGAGGACCTTGAACGTGCAATAGAGATATTTTTATAA
- a CDS encoding tRNA1(Val) (adenine(37)-N6)-methyltransferase: MVLYQPESGYCFNSDSVFLYDFIDSFNPKGDMLDVGAGSGIVGLLCAKDNNKIKLEAIEKQEEFLKYAKKNALENNIDYKLYHGDFVEYKFEKKYDYIISNPPFYHHKSTKSDNEMLFNARYNINLPLDKFFKKVSQVLKPKSHFIFCYDALHFGEICAELAKVKMRVVDVQFVHPKIDRAASIVLVHARNGSNALMKVHEPFISFEGDEFSDKAKEIYKKAGTESLKCQL, from the coding sequence ATGGTTCTATATCAGCCTGAATCAGGATACTGTTTTAACAGCGATTCTGTATTTTTGTATGATTTTATAGATTCGTTTAACCCCAAGGGTGATATGCTTGATGTAGGTGCTGGTAGCGGGATAGTTGGATTGTTATGTGCAAAAGATAATAATAAGATAAAATTAGAAGCTATAGAGAAACAAGAAGAGTTCTTAAAGTATGCAAAAAAAAATGCACTGGAGAACAATATAGACTATAAACTTTACCATGGTGATTTTGTTGAGTACAAATTTGAGAAAAAATATGATTATATAATTTCCAATCCACCATTTTATCATCATAAAAGTACAAAGAGTGATAACGAAATGTTATTTAATGCTCGCTATAATATCAATCTACCTTTAGATAAGTTTTTTAAAAAGGTATCACAAGTTCTAAAACCAAAGTCACATTTCATATTTTGTTATGATGCTTTGCATTTTGGTGAGATATGTGCAGAGCTTGCAAAAGTTAAAATGAGAGTAGTAGACGTACAGTTTGTACACCCAAAAATAGACAGGGCTGCATCTATTGTTCTAGTGCATGCAAGAAATGGCTCAAACGCTCTCATGAAGGTTCATGAACCTTTTATAAGTTTTGAGGGTGACGAGTTTTCAGACAAAGCAAAAGAGATATATAAAAAAGCGGGTACAGAAAGTTTAAAATGTCAGTTATAA
- the trpC gene encoding indole-3-glycerol phosphate synthase TrpC → MILDDIIKKTKEDLEKREKEFSLDWLGRSLAFNARQPRDVIPYLKATEEDPYRIISEVKKASPSKGVIREDFDPLAIAQNYEKGGASAISVLTEPHFFQGDLEYLAGIRRYVSIPLLRKDFIVSKYQILEALVYGADFILLIAAALSKGELKELLNYARHLGMEALVEVHDKTDLVKAIYAGSDIIGINHRNLQTFEMNMNLSYELIPLIPNGKIIVAESGIYEHGQLEDLSKAGVDAFLVGESLMRQENEEEALRKLKFG, encoded by the coding sequence TTGATTTTAGACGATATTATTAAAAAGACAAAAGAGGATTTAGAAAAAAGAGAAAAAGAGTTCTCTCTTGATTGGTTAGGTCGATCTTTAGCATTTAACGCAAGACAACCTCGTGATGTAATCCCTTATTTAAAAGCAACAGAAGAAGATCCATATAGAATCATTTCAGAAGTAAAAAAAGCTTCCCCTTCAAAAGGTGTTATTCGTGAAGATTTTGATCCTTTAGCTATAGCACAAAATTATGAAAAAGGTGGAGCAAGCGCAATATCCGTTTTAACTGAACCACACTTTTTTCAAGGTGATCTGGAATATTTAGCAGGGATTAGAAGATATGTAAGTATCCCTCTTTTAAGAAAAGACTTTATAGTATCAAAATATCAGATTTTAGAAGCTTTAGTTTACGGTGCTGATTTTATTTTATTAATAGCTGCAGCACTTAGCAAGGGAGAGTTAAAAGAGCTTTTAAACTATGCAAGACACTTGGGTATGGAGGCTTTAGTTGAGGTTCATGATAAAACAGACTTGGTCAAAGCTATATATGCAGGAAGTGATATTATAGGAATAAACCATAGAAATCTTCAAACTTTTGAGATGAATATGAATTTAAGCTATGAACTAATTCCACTTATTCCTAATGGTAAAATTATTGTAGCTGAGAGTGGTATTTATGAACATGGTCAGCTTGAAGATTTATCAAAAGCAGGAGTTGATGCTTTCTTGGTTGGTGAGTCTTTAATGCGTCAAGAAAATGAAGAGGAAGCTTTAAGAAAGTTAAAGTTTGGTTAG
- a CDS encoding tetratricopeptide repeat protein gives MYKVLFSLVMLIFFSGCFGVSPQVINPSEKVFEEEDILIMMALRAEQVKSYEAASSAFNELYEHSSKKEYLYRSLQNDLHQKKFERVIKRVDEELDESFDDFYLVRIKILALINMSKLEEAKEIALILVDKSQNINDYILVSDIYVKLSKYDTALKYLEGAYAKDYNEKILDKIAIILYVNLERKKDAIAHLETHAKVHGCSKIICTRLISIYSNENDIDALLRVYLKLYEIDKSEQVAQKIVQIYGYTKDYINLIAFLEENQNDDRLLLQMYTQVKNYAKAAPLAQKLYDKTAEISYLGQSAIFEYEASKDKEDKNMHKSVIEKLKQVVQIEPKALYFNYLGYLLIDHSIDVKAGLGYIEKALQEQPDSVFYLDSKAWGFYKLGECKKAFKIMKRIVKMDGGDEKEVQDHYKTIKRCLKTKKGKN, from the coding sequence ATGTATAAAGTTTTATTCTCTTTAGTAATGTTAATTTTCTTTAGTGGATGTTTTGGTGTATCTCCACAGGTCATAAATCCGAGTGAAAAGGTTTTTGAAGAGGAAGATATACTTATAATGATGGCACTTAGGGCTGAGCAGGTAAAAAGCTATGAAGCAGCATCCAGTGCTTTTAACGAGCTTTATGAACATTCATCAAAAAAAGAGTACCTTTACAGATCGCTTCAAAACGATCTACATCAGAAAAAATTTGAAAGAGTTATTAAAAGAGTTGATGAGGAACTTGATGAAAGTTTTGATGATTTTTATTTAGTCCGTATAAAAATTCTGGCTTTAATAAATATGTCTAAATTGGAAGAGGCTAAAGAGATAGCCCTTATACTGGTAGATAAGTCACAAAATATAAACGACTATATACTTGTAAGCGATATATATGTAAAACTATCAAAATACGATACTGCACTGAAATATTTAGAAGGTGCATACGCTAAAGATTATAATGAGAAAATTTTAGATAAAATTGCGATTATTCTTTATGTAAATCTAGAGCGAAAAAAAGATGCTATTGCGCATCTTGAAACTCATGCCAAAGTTCACGGTTGTTCTAAAATTATTTGTACTAGACTTATTAGCATTTATAGTAATGAAAACGATATAGATGCTTTGCTAAGAGTATATTTGAAGCTGTATGAGATAGATAAAAGTGAACAGGTCGCACAAAAAATAGTTCAGATATATGGTTATACAAAAGATTACATAAATTTAATAGCTTTTTTAGAAGAGAATCAAAATGATGATAGACTTCTTTTGCAGATGTATACGCAGGTTAAAAACTATGCTAAAGCCGCACCTTTAGCACAAAAGCTTTACGATAAAACTGCGGAAATTTCTTATCTTGGTCAAAGTGCCATATTTGAGTATGAGGCATCTAAAGATAAAGAAGACAAAAATATGCACAAAAGTGTAATAGAGAAGCTGAAACAAGTTGTGCAAATTGAACCAAAAGCACTCTATTTTAACTATTTGGGATATCTTTTGATAGATCATTCAATAGATGTTAAAGCAGGACTAGGCTATATTGAAAAAGCCTTGCAGGAACAACCGGATTCAGTTTTTTATCTTGATTCCAAAGCATGGGGTTTTTATAAACTCGGTGAATGTAAAAAAGCTTTTAAAATTATGAAAAGAATTGTAAAAATGGATGGCGGGGACGAAAAAGAGGTTCAAGACCATTATAAAACTATAAAGAGATGTTTAAAAACTAAGAAAGGTAAAAATTGA
- a CDS encoding YkgJ family cysteine cluster protein — MSVIKKEGFNFTFNPNACSECKARCCRGESGYIYVTKTEATAICEYLDIDMRELVETYLFKKGYKYSIKERVVGEEHECIFYDSEINGCGIYEARPTQCRTFPFWDYFKNRVDELKDECPGISDV; from the coding sequence ATGTCAGTTATAAAAAAAGAGGGATTCAATTTTACTTTTAACCCAAACGCTTGCAGTGAGTGTAAAGCTAGATGCTGTAGAGGCGAGAGCGGTTATATTTATGTAACTAAAACAGAAGCTACTGCAATATGTGAGTATTTAGATATTGATATGAGAGAACTTGTAGAGACATATCTTTTTAAAAAAGGTTATAAATACTCTATAAAAGAGAGAGTTGTAGGTGAAGAGCATGAGTGTATTTTTTATGATTCTGAGATAAACGGCTGCGGTATTTACGAAGCAAGACCTACACAGTGCAGAACTTTTCCGTTTTGGGATTATTTTAAAAACAGAGTTGATGAATTAAAAGATGAATGTCCGGGTATATCAGATGTATAA